One Malania oleifera isolate guangnan ecotype guangnan chromosome 10, ASM2987363v1, whole genome shotgun sequence genomic region harbors:
- the LOC131166202 gene encoding LOB domain-containing protein 1-like: MSLAAFGRGMVHQSCAACRMLRKRCDSNCILAPYFPGKEVEKFALVHKVFGASNVIKMIRMVEESKREDAAKAIVYEAMARLRDPVYGITGAIFYLQKTVEELKMQLVSTIARVSELQEQSDRLLGILTRNAHQLNHDLIPLADDLVLHGGNIFSSDDTVMGWNWDPLNPF; encoded by the exons ATGAGCCTTGCAGCGTTTGGGCGAGGCATGGTGCATCAGTCATGCGCAGCCTGCCGGATGCTACGGAAGAGATGTGACAGCAACTGCATTCTCGCTCCCTACTTCCCGGGCAAGGAGGTCGAAAAGTTTGCGCTCGTGCACAAGGTGTTTGGCGCCAGCAATGTCATCAAGATGATTCGG ATGGTGGAGGAAAGCAAGAGAGAAGATGCAGCTAAAGCAATAGTGTACGAAGCTATGGCGAGGCTGAGGGATCCTGTTTATGGCATCACTGGGGCCATTTTCTACTTGCAGAAGACTGTTGAGGAACTGAAGATGCAATTGGTATCGACGATAGCTCGGGTTTCGGAGTTGCAGGAACAAAGTGATCGGCTGTTGGGGATTCTAACCCGTAATGCTCATCAGCTTAATCATGATCTCATTCCCCTTGCGGACGACCTAGTCCTCCATGGTGGCAATATCTTTTCCTCAGATGACACAGTGATGGGCTGGAATTGGGATCCCTTAAATCCCTTCTAG